The Tessaracoccus aquimaris sequence TGATCGCGTTGAGGCGCTCCGACTCCTTGGCGAGGTTGATCTCGCCCTCGGGCACGTAGACGCCGTGGATGTCCCACGCGGCCTTGGAGAGGCCGATCTCGGGCAGCCACTGCTGACCCTCGACCCACTCGCGGTACTTCTGGGCCGTGGCTGCGGTTAGCCAACCGCAGTGGCGACCCATGACCTCGTGCACGATCAGCATCCGGGAGCCGGAGTTGTGCTCTGCCACGACGTTCTCGGCGAAGATCGCGCCCTGCTCGGCGGCGGTCCAGGCGCCCAGCGACTGACGGATCGGGATCACGTCGTTGTCGATCGTCTTCGGCAGCCCCACCACGGTCAGGCCGTAGTCGTGCTCGGCCAGGTAGGCGGCGAGGTCGGCGGCGGTGGTGTTGGTGTCGTCGCCACCGATGGTGTGTAGAACGTCGACGCCGTCGGCGACGAGGCGGTCCGCGGCGACCTTGAGCGGGTTGTCACCCTCGGCGACCAGGCCCCGCTTGACGAGGTCCTTGGCGTTGGTGAGCTTGACGCGCGAGTTGCCGATGGGCGAGCCACCGAACTTGTCGAGCAGGCCGGCGTTGGCGCGGACGGTGTCGTCGACGACGAGGAAGTCGCCCTTCAGCAGGCCCTGGTACCCGTGGCGGTAGGCAATGATCTCTACTTCCGGAGCGACCTGGGTGTAGCGCTCGATGAGCCCACCGATCGCGGCGGAAAGGCAGGGGGCGAAGCCGCCGGCCGT is a genomic window containing:
- a CDS encoding pyrophosphate--fructose-6-phosphate 1-phosphotransferase, translated to MVKKVAILTAGGFAPCLSAAIGGLIERYTQVAPEVEIIAYRHGYQGLLKGDFLVVDDTVRANAGLLDKFGGSPIGNSRVKLTNAKDLVKRGLVAEGDNPLKVAADRLVADGVDVLHTIGGDDTNTTAADLAAYLAEHDYGLTVVGLPKTIDNDVIPIRQSLGAWTAAEQGAIFAENVVAEHNSGSRMLIVHEVMGRHCGWLTAATAQKYREWVEGQQWLPEIGLSKAAWDIHGVYVPEGEINLAKESERLNAIMDEVGNVTIFLSEGAGLDAIVAEMEAAGEEVPRDPFGHVRIDQINPGKWFGSKFAEKLNAEKVLIQKSGYFARSAAANDADLALIKQCTDLAVDSALRGEPGVIGQDEENGDVLTAIAFDRIKGGKPFDIDQQWYKDLLASIGQEFPNRIAAH